CGTTGGCCATGTCGCTGACGTCCGGGAAACTCTCCAGAAACTCGACGATCTCCGTGTCGCGGCCATTGAAGGGGCGCAGCCTTGGGTCCCAATAGGGATTGGGAAGACAGCGGGCGTCGAACACGGTATCGGCATCCAGCGGTACGCCACGCTTGAAGCCAAAGGATTCAAAGGTCAGCGTCAGCTGCTGATTGACATGCTGCGCCACCTGATCTGCAATCCGCGCACGTAATTCGTGTACCGAGAGTCGCGAGGTATCGATGATCAGGTCGGCGAGATCGCGAATGTCGGCAAGTGCCGTCTCTTCCGAGTCGATCGCCTCGGCCAGGGTCATCTCGCTTTCACGGGTCAGCGGATGCCGGCGCCGGGTGGCGGAGTAACGCTCCAGCAATATCTTGGGGTCGGTGGTGATATAGACCACTTGGCAAGCCACGCCACGCTTTCGCACATCGTCGAGCAGGCTCGGGAAACGCTCCAGGGCGGCAGGCAGGTTGCGGGCATCGATGCTCACGGCGATCGATGAGTGGGGCGATGGCCCGTTCTGTAGCTCGTCGACCAGGGCGCCGAGCAGCATGGCCGGCAGGTTATCGATTGCGTAGAAGCCGAGATCCTCGAGCGCCTGCAGCGCGATCGATTTGCCCGATCCAGA
This DNA window, taken from Halomonas sp. TA22, encodes the following:
- the rapZ gene encoding RNase adapter RapZ; its protein translation is MQLVVISGRSGSGKSIALQALEDLGFYAIDNLPAMLLGALVDELQNGPSPHSSIAVSIDARNLPAALERFPSLLDDVRKRGVACQVVYITTDPKILLERYSATRRRHPLTRESEMTLAEAIDSEETALADIRDLADLIIDTSRLSVHELRARIADQVAQHVNQQLTLTFESFGFKRGVPLDADTVFDARCLPNPYWDPRLRPFNGRDTEIVEFLESFPDVSDMANDIHAWLERWLPSYQASHRSYVTVAIGCTGGQHRSVYLTERLAAQFASTYPNVRLRHRELGIHTAMTHHAATPDKGNQGH